A region from the Brassica napus cultivar Da-Ae chromosome C8, Da-Ae, whole genome shotgun sequence genome encodes:
- the LOC111214380 gene encoding uncharacterized protein LOC111214380 yields MRHVGAERVKEARLQTLMSEFDRLVMKDAEKIDDFGGKLSEISSKSAALGKEIEEPQLVKKFLKGLSRKKYIHIVASLEQVLDLKTTSFEDIVGRLKAYEERVAEEEENHEDQGKLMYTNTDYHSVREYHDDYRGNRGRGGRSYRGRGRGRGYGGRDTSRVMCYRCDKMGHYASTCPDRLLKLQEAQEVEKDDTQNADELMLNEIVYLNEDKVVPSKFDTHDEKENMWYLDNGASNHMSGDRRYFTKINESITGKVKFGDDSRIDIKGKGSIEFTDINGEPRIMCYVYYIPDLKSNIISLGQATEAGCDIRLKGECLYKVQMESY; encoded by the coding sequence ATGCGACATGTTGGTGCAGAACGAGTCAAAGAAGCCAGACTTCAGACCTTAATGTCTGAATTTGACAGACTCGTGATGAAAGACGCTGAAAAGATAGATGACTTTGGTGGAAAGTTATCTGAAATATCATCAAAATCTGCTGCACTAGGAAAAGAAATTGAAGAACCACAACTGGTTAAGAAATTTCTTAAGGGCCTTTCACGCAAGAAATACATACATATAGTAGCATCATTGGAGCAAGTGCTTGATCTTAAGACCACCAGTTTCGAAGATATTGTTGGACGTCTAAAAGCTTATGAAGAGAGAGTagccgaagaagaagagaatcacGAAGATCAGGGGAAACTCATGTACACAAACACAGATTATCACTCTGTGCGAGAGTACCATGACGATTATAGAGGAAACAGAGGACGAGGCGGTAGATCGTATAGAGGAAGAGGTCGCGGACGTGGCTATGGAGGCAGAGATACCTCGAGGGTAATGTGCTATAGGTGTGACAAGATGGGTCACTACGCCTCAACATGTCCCGATCGTCTACTAAAGTTACAGGAGGCGCAAGAAGTGGAGAAAGATGATACGCAAAACGCAGACGAGCTCATGTTGAATGAGATAGTGTATTTGAATGAAGATAAAGTCGTCCCAAGCAAGTTCGATACGCATGATGAGAAAGAGAATATGTGGTACTTGGATAACGGAGCTTCAAACCACATGTCGGGAGATCGAAGATACTTCACAAAGATCAACGAATCCATAACCGGAAAGGTGAAGTTTGGAGATGATTCTCGGATCGACATTAAAGGGAAAGGATCCATAGAGTTTACTGATATAAATGGAGAACCAAGAATCATGTGCTATGTGTATTACATTCCGGATCTGAAAAGTAACATCATCAGTCTCGGGCAAGCCACTGAAGCGGGGTGCGATATAAGACTAAAGGGAGAATGCTTGTACAAGGTTCAGATGGAAAGCTACTAG